The Ascidiaceihabitans donghaensis genome includes the window GCACAGTGCAAGCGGCGTTTTTCCTGTGCGCAGTGTGGCGCTTTTTAGAACTCGACAACCGCGCGAATGGATTTACCCTGATGCATCAAATCAAAGCCGTGGTTGATCTCGTCCAACGTCAATTTGTGCGTGATCATCGGATCGATTTCAATTTTTCCGTCCATGTACCAATCGACGATTTTGGGAACGTCCGTGCGACCCTTGGCCCCGCCAAAAGCTGTGCCGCGCCATGAACGGCCTGTGACCAATTGGAACGGACGGGTCGAGATTTCAGCGCCTGCAGGAGCCACGCCGATGATGATGCTTTCGCCCCAACCTTTGTGGGACGCCTCAAGCGCTGTGCGCATCACGTTGACGTTGCCTGTGGCGTCAAAGGTATAGTCCGCACCGCCACCTGTCAGCTCCACCAGATGGGCCACCAGATCGCCCTCGACTTTGGAGGGGTTCACGAAGTCGGTCATCCCGAAATGTTCGCCCATGGTGACTTTGTCGTCGTTCAAATCCACACCCACGATCTGGTCGGCGCCGGCCAGTTTCAGGCCCTGGATCACGTTTAGACCAATGCCGCCCAGCCCAAACACGATCGCGCGGCTGCCGATTTCAACTTTGGCTGTGTTGATGACAGCGCCGATGCCCGTGGTCACGCCGCACCCGATGTAGCAGATTTTGTCAAACGGTGCGTCTTTGCGCACCTTGGCCAGTGCGATTTCGGGCACAACCGTGTGGTTGGCGAAGGTCGAGCAGCCCATGTAGTGGTAGATCGGGGTGCCATCCAACATGGAAAAGCGGGTAGAGCCGTCAGGCAGCAGGCCTTGACCTTGGGTGGCGCGCACCTTTTGACACAGGTTGGTTTTGGGGTTCAGGCAGTATTCGCACTCGCGGCATTCCGGCGTGTAAAGCGGGATCACGTGATCGCCAACTTCCAGCGTTGTGACGCCTTCCCCGACTTCGATCACAACGCCCGCGCCCTCATGGCCTAAAATGGCCGGAAAAATGCCCTCGGGGTCATCACCGGAACGGGTAAATTCGTCGGTGTGGCACAGACCTGTGGCTTTGATCTCGACCAAGACTTCGCCTTTGCGTGGTCCGTCCAGATTCACTTCCATAATTTCAAGTGGTTTGCCAGCGGCAACGGCAACAGCAGCACGGGTGCGCATCATCAGTTTTCTCCCAAAAACGGTATGTATTGGGCATGATCAAGGCCAGTCGCGGCCTGCATTGTCAAGACATCCGACCTAATTCAGTAGCAATTCAGACAGTTTTTCAGCGCCTTCCCGAAGCGTCGGCAGGTGCTGTTGAATTTGCTCAAGCGACAATCGCTGCATCGGGGTGTGCGCAGACAGGGTTGAGACCAGTCGCCCCTGATCGTCCAGAATGGGCACTGCGACGGCAACCATGCCTTCCATAAATTCTTCGTTGTCCGTGGCATAGCCGCGTTTGCGGGTCGCACTTAGTTCTGCCTTCAACGCACTTGGGTTTGTAATGGTTCTTGCAGTTCGCGCTTCCAGAACCTGCGCGTTCAAAAAGCGGTCAATGTAGCGCGGGTTCAGTGAACTGAGGTACATTTTGCCAGATGCTGTGCAGTGGAAGGGCACCTGCGTGCCGATGGGCAACTGGATGCGCAGCGGCCATTTTGTTTCGATGCGGTCAAGGTAGATCATGCCGTCGCGATCAGGAACGGCGATGTTGCAGGTCTCTTCGACGCTTTCCACAACCGAATTCAGGATCGCCAGACGCACGGTGCGCAACCGTTGTGAGCTAAGTGTGTTGACAGACAACCGACGCAAACGCGGGCCCGGACCGTAACTGCGGCCATCAATGTCGCGTTGCAAAAAGCCTTCGGATTCGGCGGTGTGGAAGAGGCGGTGAACTGTGGGTTTGGGAAGCCCAAGTGCTTCAACAAGATCGGCGGGGGTGACCGGAACGCCAGCCTTTGCAACCTCTTCAAGAAGCAACAGCAGTCTCAGGTTTGTCGGAATTTGCCCCGGCTTGCCCGAGGTATCTTCGGCAGTCATTCACGCTTCCCACTTTGTCAGAACACTGGCCAGCAAAACCGGCCAGTGCGTTCTTTATAGGTCACTCACGTCATGTGTCTATCGTGCCATCTGTGCAGGCAACCAAGTTGCGAGTTCGGGCACCAAGGCAACAAACAGCCAGACCGCAATCAGCGAAACCAGATACATCGTCGAGTACCGCAGAAGCCGGAAGTAAGGAACCCCGGTCACACCAGACGCCACGTAAAGGTTCAGACCGTAAGGCGGCGTGATAAAGCCGATCGACGCCCCCACAAGGAACACAACCGAGAAGTGGATCGGATCAACGCCAACGCTGGCCGCAATTGGTGCCAGGATCGGTGCAAGGATGATTGTGACAGGCAGGGATTCAAGGATCATCCCCGACACAAACACGATAGCCATAGACGCAAACAGCACCGGATAGTAACCGCCCATACCGCGCAACAGCTCTCCGATGACTTCGGACGCACCAAGCGCCCCAAGAACCTGTTGCATCACGATAGACACCGCGATCAAAGGCGTCAGGATGCCCGCAATCTGTGCAGACCGCACAACCACCGCTGGCACATCACGCAACCGGAACCCTTCAACAACAACCATCGCCGCAAAGGGTTTTTCATCAACTGGTGCAGACTGGTCCACCCCCATCAGTTTGTTCAGCGGGTAGCTGATCACACCGACGATGATCCCGAAGCCAACAGTAACCCCTGCCGCCTCAGTCGGTGAAAATTTGCCCGTGTAGATGCCCCAAAGCACCAATCCGATGGCGAAGAAGCCAAGCCAAGCGCCGACAGCCGTTTTGAACACGCGAAACGGTGACAAAGCGATCAGGATGCCCCACTTGTTGATGGTGGACACGATGAAGCACATTGCCATCATCGCAAAGACCATCAACGACCCGGGGATGATCCCCGCAATGAACAGATCCGAGATCGGCAAGTTCATCAAGAAGCCATAAACGATGAAGATGATCGACGGTGGGATGATGATCCCAACAGTCCCGCCCGCCGCAGCCGTCGCCGCAGAAAAGCGTTCATCGTAACCACCGTTTGTCATTTCGGGGTGCAACATCGAACCGATTGTGGCCGTTGTGGCAGAGTTTGACCCCGAGATCGCGGCAAACAAGCCGCAAGCCCCGATGGCCGCCATCGCCAGACCACCGCGCAGCCAACCAAGGCAGGCATAGGCAAAGTCCGATAATCGTTTGGCGATCCCTGATTTGTTGATCAGATCCCCTGTCAGAATGAACAAAGGCATCGCAAGCAGCGCAAAGCCGTCTTTGAACACGTTCAGCAATTCGTTTCCTGCGTTGTCCAAGGTCAGGCCAATCACAAGGCTACAGCCCACGGACCAGTAAAAGATCACCAGCAAAACCGGTGTTCCCAACATAAACAAGACCGTTACAGCCAGAGAAATAAGTGTAATCCACGTTCCATCGGTCATTACGCTTCTCCCCCGATTACCGCTTGTTCAATCAGCTTTTCGTTGTTGCGGAAACGGCCAAGATCAATCAACGCGTTGCTCAGAACGCGGCCCGCCATCATGATGAAACACAAAGGCATCGTTATGATAAACCACCAGCGCATGACGCCGTCGGTCCCCAGAACAATCTGGAAGTTGTCATAGGTGTTGACCGTGATCCGCGACATGGTTGTCACGCAGATGATGCAGAAGATGAACCAAAGTACATTGTCCATCAACAGGCTATAGTACTGCCCCTTGTGGCTGAATTTGGTGCGAAATTCGCTAAAGCTGAGGTGTGTGCGCAGTTTCACATTATACGAACATCCGTACCACGACATGATCATAAAGATCAGCGGCGGGATGGTTGTCGACCACGGCACCTGACTGGAAAAGACAAAGCGCTGGATCACACCGACAAAAATGATAAGCGCAATAAGAATATAAGCCGTCACAGCGACAGTGCGCTCAAGGTGACGATCCAGAAACGGAAACGCCTTGTACAAATAGTGCACAGCAATCGCGCCAATAACAGTAAGCGGGCCAAAAACCAGCCACGCTGCATCTGATCGATACGCTTGTGTAACCTTGAAATTAATATCGCCACTCAACGTCGCGGTGACGATGGTGACCATGTCTGACCAGATCGACATCTGGCGTCCCTCCCTATGATTTCGTTTCGCCCACCATGCCGCTTAAATGCGATCTTTGGGACAAAAAAACCGGCCCGAAATCTCGGACCGGCTGATTTTAGACGTGAAGCCGGTATTTAGGCTTTCCACCAGCGACGTGGTTCCACGTTCTCTGGCAGTGTATCGCCATCGATTGTACGCACTTCGTCGTAGATTTCTTGGTACGTGTCCGCACCACCTTGCCAGCCGTTGATGCGCTCGCGCCATTCTTCCCACAGCTGTGGTTGGAATTCGGGTGAGCACATTTCCTCGGCTTTTTTCTTCTCTTCGGCAGACAAGAATGCGTTACGCACGTTGTTTTGCGCGAAGATCGTGCCTGGAAGCTGTGGATCGGATTGACCAACAGTTTTGACCAAAGCTGCTTCGTTTGCGGCTTGGACGTGCGTTTGGGCCCAGTAGGAAGCTTCCATCACTTCGTCTTGCAATTCGCCGGACAGACCGTCGAAGACGCCTGCGTTCATCGCCGTGTGCTCTGTGCCGCAGAAGAAGTCGAGGTGAACAGACTGGGACACAACAGGTGACATGTTGGCGTATGCCACGGCCGAAGCCCATGTTTCCGCGCCATCAATCAGACCTTGCTTCAGACCATCAAGTGTTTCTTCCCATGCAACCGGAACCGGGTTCAGGTTCAAAGCCGTCATCGCGATGCGACCCAGCTGAGTGCCAGTAACACGGTTTTTTGTGCCTGCGAGTTGGTCGATGGATGTGACTGTTTCTTTGTCTTCCCATGCCAGACCCAACTGGATGCCGCGCAATTCAGCGTGGGAGAACAGGAATTTCAGACCATGGCGACGCTCATAAGGCTCACGCAAAAGCGCTTGGGACTTAGGAGAGTACAAGAAGTGGTATTGGTCCGCACGGTTACGGAACATGTACGCGTAGTCCAGAACGTTCAGGTACGGCGCACCGCCCGCTGAGTTCTGTGTAGACGCCGCATAGATGTCGATGATGCCCTGCTGGCATTTCTCTACGCAAGATACCTGACCACAGATTTGGTTGTCGCCGATGAACTCGACGCGAATCTCACCGTCTGTGCGTGATTCGAGGTCACGTGCAAATTCCAATGCGCCCGCACGTTCGATCAAAAGGTTGCGTGCGTTGAAGCCAGCCGCGCCAAATTTCAGCGTGTGCTTTGGTTCTTTTGCGAAGCGTTTCTCATATGTGGATTCTGCCGCAGACGCCAAGTTTGCAAGGCTCATCGCCCCACCGAAGCCACCTGCCGCCATGAGCGTCGAGCTCATGCCGTAGCGACCCGCAACCCGGAACAGATCCCGGCGCGAGATACCCGCTAACTTATTTCCCGTAGACATGACAATTTCCTCCCGTTTGTCAATTATTGAGACTTTTAGTTTCAAAAAACTGTAGTATGACAAAACCAATCTGTATAGGGTTAATTCGAACCAAGGGAGGATATTTTGTGGAAGCGGACTATATTGTAGTAGGCGCAGGCTCTGCGGGTTGCGTTTTGGCGAACCGCCTCAGCGCCAATCCGGCCAACAAAGTCGTGTTGCTGGAAGCCGGTGGCCGTGACAT containing:
- a CDS encoding S-(hydroxymethyl)glutathione dehydrogenase/class III alcohol dehydrogenase, giving the protein MRTRAAVAVAAGKPLEIMEVNLDGPRKGEVLVEIKATGLCHTDEFTRSGDDPEGIFPAILGHEGAGVVIEVGEGVTTLEVGDHVIPLYTPECRECEYCLNPKTNLCQKVRATQGQGLLPDGSTRFSMLDGTPIYHYMGCSTFANHTVVPEIALAKVRKDAPFDKICYIGCGVTTGIGAVINTAKVEIGSRAIVFGLGGIGLNVIQGLKLAGADQIVGVDLNDDKVTMGEHFGMTDFVNPSKVEGDLVAHLVELTGGGADYTFDATGNVNVMRTALEASHKGWGESIIIGVAPAGAEISTRPFQLVTGRSWRGTAFGGAKGRTDVPKIVDWYMDGKIEIDPMITHKLTLDEINHGFDLMHQGKSIRAVVEF
- a CDS encoding IclR family transcriptional regulator translates to MTAEDTSGKPGQIPTNLRLLLLLEEVAKAGVPVTPADLVEALGLPKPTVHRLFHTAESEGFLQRDIDGRSYGPGPRLRRLSVNTLSSQRLRTVRLAILNSVVESVEETCNIAVPDRDGMIYLDRIETKWPLRIQLPIGTQVPFHCTASGKMYLSSLNPRYIDRFLNAQVLEARTARTITNPSALKAELSATRKRGYATDNEEFMEGMVAVAVPILDDQGRLVSTLSAHTPMQRLSLEQIQQHLPTLREGAEKLSELLLN
- a CDS encoding TRAP transporter substrate-binding protein, whose translation is MSTGNKLAGISRRDLFRVAGRYGMSSTLMAAGGFGGAMSLANLASAAESTYEKRFAKEPKHTLKFGAAGFNARNLLIERAGALEFARDLESRTDGEIRVEFIGDNQICGQVSCVEKCQQGIIDIYAASTQNSAGGAPYLNVLDYAYMFRNRADQYHFLYSPKSQALLREPYERRHGLKFLFSHAELRGIQLGLAWEDKETVTSIDQLAGTKNRVTGTQLGRIAMTALNLNPVPVAWEETLDGLKQGLIDGAETWASAVAYANMSPVVSQSVHLDFFCGTEHTAMNAGVFDGLSGELQDEVMEASYWAQTHVQAANEAALVKTVGQSDPQLPGTIFAQNNVRNAFLSAEEKKKAEEMCSPEFQPQLWEEWRERINGWQGGADTYQEIYDEVRTIDGDTLPENVEPRRWWKA
- a CDS encoding TRAP transporter large permease gives rise to the protein MTDGTWITLISLAVTVLFMLGTPVLLVIFYWSVGCSLVIGLTLDNAGNELLNVFKDGFALLAMPLFILTGDLINKSGIAKRLSDFAYACLGWLRGGLAMAAIGACGLFAAISGSNSATTATIGSMLHPEMTNGGYDERFSAATAAAGGTVGIIIPPSIIFIVYGFLMNLPISDLFIAGIIPGSLMVFAMMAMCFIVSTINKWGILIALSPFRVFKTAVGAWLGFFAIGLVLWGIYTGKFSPTEAAGVTVGFGIIVGVISYPLNKLMGVDQSAPVDEKPFAAMVVVEGFRLRDVPAVVVRSAQIAGILTPLIAVSIVMQQVLGALGASEVIGELLRGMGGYYPVLFASMAIVFVSGMILESLPVTIILAPILAPIAASVGVDPIHFSVVFLVGASIGFITPPYGLNLYVASGVTGVPYFRLLRYSTMYLVSLIAVWLFVALVPELATWLPAQMAR
- a CDS encoding TRAP transporter small permease; protein product: MSIWSDMVTIVTATLSGDINFKVTQAYRSDAAWLVFGPLTVIGAIAVHYLYKAFPFLDRHLERTVAVTAYILIALIIFVGVIQRFVFSSQVPWSTTIPPLIFMIMSWYGCSYNVKLRTHLSFSEFRTKFSHKGQYYSLLMDNVLWFIFCIICVTTMSRITVNTYDNFQIVLGTDGVMRWWFIITMPLCFIMMAGRVLSNALIDLGRFRNNEKLIEQAVIGGEA